The Micromonospora sediminicola genome contains a region encoding:
- a CDS encoding helix-turn-helix transcriptional regulator: MDRAALADFLRRRRETLRPGDVGLPEGARRRAPGLRREEVAALAAMSTDYYTRLEQRRGPQPSPQMLAALARALRLTGDERDYLFRVAGHSPPERTATPTHVAPALLRVLDRLADTPALVLSDLGETLVQNRLAAALLGDRTGHTGLARSGIYRWFTDPAERERYPEDDRERQSRAQVANLRAAYGSMGARSRAGELVRALRAVSPEFAELWERHEVAQRFADHKTLVHPELGPIELDCQVLFTEDQSQALLVFTAPPRSEAAEKLRLLGVLGHERFPSSAP, translated from the coding sequence ATGGACCGCGCAGCCCTGGCCGACTTCCTCCGCCGACGCCGCGAGACCCTGCGCCCCGGCGACGTCGGGCTGCCCGAGGGCGCCCGGCGTCGCGCCCCCGGCCTGCGGCGGGAGGAGGTCGCCGCGCTCGCCGCGATGTCCACCGACTACTACACCCGGCTGGAGCAGCGGCGCGGGCCGCAGCCGAGCCCGCAGATGCTGGCCGCGCTGGCCCGGGCGCTGCGGCTGACCGGGGACGAGCGCGACTACCTGTTCCGGGTGGCCGGACACAGCCCGCCGGAGCGGACGGCCACCCCGACCCACGTCGCGCCGGCGCTGCTGCGGGTGCTGGACCGGCTGGCCGACACCCCCGCCCTGGTCCTGTCCGACCTGGGCGAGACGCTCGTGCAGAACCGGCTGGCCGCGGCGCTGCTCGGCGACCGGACCGGCCACACCGGCCTGGCCCGCAGCGGGATCTACCGGTGGTTCACCGATCCGGCCGAGCGGGAGCGCTACCCGGAGGACGACCGGGAGCGGCAGAGTCGCGCCCAGGTCGCGAACCTGCGCGCCGCGTACGGGTCGATGGGCGCCCGGTCGCGCGCCGGCGAGCTGGTCCGGGCGTTGCGGGCGGTGAGCCCGGAGTTCGCCGAGCTGTGGGAGCGGCACGAGGTGGCCCAGCGCTTCGCCGACCACAAGACGCTCGTCCACCCGGAACTCGGCCCGATCGAACTGGACTGCCAGGTGCTCTTCACCGAGGACCAGTCGCAGGCGCTGCTGGTGTTCACCGCGCCGCCGCGCAGCGAGGCCGCCGAGAAGCTGCGGCTGCTCGGCGTGCTCGGGCACGAGAGGTTCCCGTCCTCCGCCCCGTGA
- a CDS encoding SDR family oxidoreductase, translated as MDISGNTIFIPGATSGIGLALALALKDRGNTVIVGGRRTELLGEIAAEHPGLDTVAIDTTDPASIATAAEQVLARHPDLNVLVAMAGVMRIEDWRSPETFLASAEEVVTTNVLGPIRLIGAFVEHLTRRGNATIVTVSSGLAFVPLRVTPSYNASKAAIHMLSESIRLQLADTGVRVLELVPPAVRTGLLPGQETSEFAMPLDEFVTEVVALLEAQPDATEIQVERVKFLRHAEARGDYAQVVATLNAADPHAAT; from the coding sequence ATGGACATCTCCGGAAACACGATCTTCATCCCCGGTGCCACCAGCGGGATCGGCCTGGCGCTGGCGCTCGCCCTGAAGGACCGGGGCAACACGGTGATCGTCGGCGGCCGGCGTACCGAACTGCTCGGGGAGATCGCGGCGGAACACCCCGGCCTGGACACCGTCGCGATCGACACCACCGACCCGGCGAGCATCGCGACGGCGGCCGAACAGGTGCTGGCCCGGCACCCCGACCTCAACGTCCTGGTCGCGATGGCCGGCGTCATGCGGATCGAGGACTGGCGCTCGCCCGAGACGTTCCTCGCCTCGGCCGAGGAGGTGGTGACCACCAACGTGCTCGGCCCGATCCGGCTGATCGGCGCGTTCGTCGAGCACCTGACGCGGCGCGGGAACGCGACCATCGTCACCGTCTCCTCCGGCCTGGCGTTCGTGCCGTTGCGGGTGACGCCGAGCTACAACGCCTCCAAGGCGGCGATCCACATGCTCAGCGAGTCGATCCGGTTGCAGTTGGCCGACACCGGCGTACGGGTGCTGGAGCTGGTCCCGCCGGCCGTGCGGACCGGGCTGCTGCCGGGGCAGGAGACCAGCGAGTTCGCCATGCCGCTGGACGAGTTCGTGACCGAGGTGGTGGCGTTGCTGGAGGCGCAGCCGGACGCCACCGAGATCCAGGTCGAGCGGGTGAAGTTCCTCCGGCACGCCGAGGCGCGCGGCGACTACGCGCAGGTGGTGGCGACCCTCAACGCGGCGGACCCGCACGCCGCGACCTGA
- a CDS encoding globin yields MTCAREPRDRLGPVAVREAVHRWLRLVAADAELAPYLLGVDRRRLAAVLADRLGAALGVVRRGPRPTLGVEAGALLDNRSLTEEQRWRVLDYLAAALWVLDLPVRAIVDAQRAVAGLLRA; encoded by the coding sequence GTGACCTGTGCCCGCGAGCCCCGCGACCGGCTCGGCCCGGTCGCCGTACGCGAGGCGGTGCACCGCTGGCTGCGGCTGGTCGCGGCCGACGCGGAGCTGGCCCCGTACCTGCTCGGGGTGGACCGCCGGCGGCTCGCCGCAGTGCTCGCGGACCGGCTGGGCGCGGCGCTCGGAGTGGTGCGGCGGGGTCCCCGCCCCACGCTCGGGGTGGAGGCGGGGGCCCTGCTCGACAACCGGTCGCTGACCGAGGAGCAGCGGTGGCGGGTCCTCGACTATCTGGCCGCCGCGCTCTGGGTGCTCGACCTGCCGGTCCGTGCGATCGTCGACGCGCAGCGAGCGGTCGCCGGTCTGCTCCGGGCCTGA